The following proteins are co-located in the Pedobacter frigiditerrae genome:
- a CDS encoding oxygenase MpaB family protein, whose protein sequence is MSDFVKEDSIVKKIWGNTDTILFIFAGAAAEFSLNKAVDWLYFTGKLPKDPLGRLFSTVAYAQKIVFATTDKANAAIDQITAIHQNVEAARNTKIPDWAYRDVLFMLIDYSIRSFEMLERELTDLEKEEIFDTFNRVGQRMKIGGLPTNYNEWTIMHSSQLMENLAYGKFSKDLYQQYLKHLGFLRYNLMKKIQAVLVPKEVNHLLKLGKGKGVSSILTIYKTSRFFKLNTFFRNLLLPNTYKAQILSIGNVS, encoded by the coding sequence ATGAGTGATTTTGTAAAAGAAGATTCGATAGTGAAAAAAATCTGGGGCAACACAGATACCATACTGTTTATTTTTGCTGGAGCAGCAGCTGAATTTAGCTTAAATAAAGCGGTCGACTGGCTATATTTTACAGGTAAATTGCCGAAAGACCCATTAGGCAGGTTGTTTTCTACGGTAGCTTATGCACAAAAAATTGTGTTTGCAACTACAGATAAAGCAAATGCAGCTATAGACCAAATTACAGCCATTCACCAAAATGTAGAAGCGGCCAGAAATACTAAAATACCTGATTGGGCTTATAGGGACGTATTATTTATGTTGATTGACTATTCTATCCGTTCTTTTGAAATGTTAGAGAGAGAATTGACCGACTTAGAAAAAGAAGAGATATTTGATACGTTTAACCGTGTTGGTCAGAGAATGAAAATTGGTGGGCTACCTACTAATTACAATGAATGGACAATCATGCATAGCTCACAGCTAATGGAAAACCTAGCCTATGGTAAATTTTCGAAAGACCTTTACCAACAATATTTAAAACATCTAGGTTTTTTAAGGTATAACCTGATGAAAAAAATTCAAGCTGTTTTGGTGCCGAAAGAAGTTAATCACTTGCTCAAATTGGGTAAAGGAAAAGGCGTATCTTCTATTTTAACAATTTACAAAACAAGCCGATTTTTTAAGCTCAATACTTTTTTCAGGAACTTGCTACTTCCCAATACTTACAAAGCACAAATTTTGAGTATTGGCAATGTAAGTTAG
- a CDS encoding DUF2809 domain-containing protein, whose protein sequence is MKFTFNLSYFIGFSLLLGVEIIIGFFIKDNWIRAYFGDFLVVILLYCLVKSFFNAKVSPTLFWVLMFSYLVEILQYLRFVELIGLQHIPLANTLIGTSFSWVDMLMYTLGVCFVAIVELLRRQHQTENELKTY, encoded by the coding sequence ATGAAATTTACGTTTAACCTCTCCTATTTTATAGGATTCTCACTCTTATTGGGAGTTGAAATAATTATTGGCTTTTTTATAAAAGATAATTGGATTAGGGCCTATTTTGGCGATTTTCTCGTCGTAATTTTACTTTATTGTTTAGTAAAGAGTTTTTTCAATGCAAAGGTTAGTCCAACATTATTTTGGGTTTTAATGTTTAGCTATTTAGTAGAAATCCTTCAATATCTCCGTTTTGTAGAACTCATTGGCTTACAACATATACCTCTTGCAAACACATTAATTGGAACATCTTTTTCTTGGGTGGATATGCTGATGTACACCTTAGGCGTTTGTTTCGTAGCTATTGTTGAATTGTTGAGAAGGCAGCACCAAACCGAAAACGAATTAAAAACATATTAA
- a CDS encoding superoxide dismutase, whose amino-acid sequence MEPIKRRKFIDLSIKAAGAVTFASLVGSSLDVFALDKENAGAFAFSQIPLPYAYNALEPAIDAMTMEIHYTKHHATYVKNVNDAIKAENLTYKNELEFFSYASKLSAKARNNAGGVWNHNFFWECMHPGPATKPTGKLKAAIDKSFGSLANLKDEFGKAALGQFGSGWAWLTVEDGKLKIGSTPNQDNPLMDNVLFRGTPLLALDVWEHAYYLKYQNKRADYINAWWDIVNWEKVAQRML is encoded by the coding sequence ATGGAACCCATAAAAAGAAGAAAATTTATAGACTTATCAATCAAAGCAGCAGGTGCAGTTACTTTTGCAAGTTTGGTTGGTTCATCACTGGATGTTTTTGCGCTTGATAAAGAGAATGCTGGAGCATTTGCATTTTCACAAATTCCTTTGCCCTATGCCTATAATGCTTTAGAGCCTGCAATAGATGCGATGACAATGGAAATTCATTATACCAAACATCACGCTACGTATGTTAAAAATGTGAATGATGCCATCAAGGCTGAAAATTTGACTTATAAAAATGAGTTGGAGTTTTTCTCCTATGCTTCAAAATTATCAGCTAAAGCTAGAAATAACGCTGGTGGCGTGTGGAATCATAACTTCTTTTGGGAATGTATGCATCCAGGACCAGCAACAAAACCAACTGGAAAATTAAAAGCAGCCATAGATAAATCGTTCGGTTCTCTAGCTAATTTAAAAGATGAATTTGGTAAAGCTGCTTTGGGCCAATTTGGTTCTGGATGGGCTTGGCTAACTGTTGAAGATGGAAAATTAAAGATAGGTTCTACTCCTAATCAAGATAATCCGTTAATGGATAACGTGCTTTTTAGAGGAACACCCCTACTTGCCTTAGATGTTTGGGAACACGCTTATTACCTTAAATATCAAAATAAAAGAGCAGATTACATTAATGCATGGTGGGATATTGTGAACTGGGAAAAAGTAGCGCAGCGAATGTTGTAG
- a CDS encoding ankyrin repeat domain-containing protein, producing MTYLKIKTSLVAILTLVSVTVMAQKNVFLDQAFWRTNPTVDQVKAEIAKGNSPSELNSNSFDAVVMAINAGATNESIKFLLTQPGNDVNKLTHDGRTYIFWSASRGNVELMEYLLSKGAKLTIKDSNGSTPLNFAASGGQQNTKVYDLLIANGADLKKDLSSQGANALLLTIPSAKDFTLVDYFVAKGLSLNSVDAKGNTAFNYAARAGNIELLKTLVSKGVKFNDNAMLMATQGGRGATANTLELFQYLESLKINPAVIGPNGENVLHSIARKPKQEEIIKYFISKGVDINKADKDGNTPIINAAASNTDLQLLTYLSTLVKNINQANVKGETALTMAVRGNTADAVSLLLSKGADINVVDAAGDNLVAYLIQGYNPQRGTELFEAKLKLLQDKGVDFAKAQKNGNTLYHLVLAKEDFTLLKRIESFKADVNAKNKEGITALHKAAMTAKDDSVMKYLISLGAKKDATTEFKETAFDLAKENEYLSKNKIAIDFLK from the coding sequence ATGACCTATTTAAAAATTAAAACTTCACTTGTTGCCATTTTAACACTTGTTTCCGTTACTGTTATGGCTCAAAAAAATGTATTTCTTGACCAAGCATTTTGGAGAACTAATCCTACTGTTGACCAAGTTAAGGCAGAAATAGCAAAAGGTAATAGCCCATCAGAACTTAATTCAAATAGCTTTGATGCTGTTGTGATGGCAATTAACGCTGGAGCGACTAATGAATCAATCAAGTTTTTACTTACTCAACCAGGTAACGATGTAAATAAATTAACTCATGATGGTAGAACTTATATTTTTTGGAGTGCAAGCAGAGGAAATGTAGAATTGATGGAATATCTATTAAGTAAAGGTGCGAAACTGACTATTAAAGATAGTAATGGCTCAACTCCACTTAATTTTGCCGCATCTGGCGGACAACAAAATACAAAAGTTTACGACTTATTAATTGCTAATGGCGCTGACTTAAAGAAGGATTTAAGCAGTCAAGGTGCAAATGCATTATTGTTAACTATCCCATCTGCAAAAGATTTTACGTTGGTTGATTATTTTGTTGCTAAAGGCTTAAGCTTAAACAGTGTTGATGCTAAAGGCAATACTGCATTTAATTATGCCGCAAGAGCAGGAAACATTGAATTATTGAAAACACTAGTTTCAAAAGGTGTTAAGTTTAATGATAATGCCATGTTAATGGCTACACAAGGTGGTAGAGGTGCAACAGCAAACACATTAGAGTTATTCCAATACTTAGAAAGCTTAAAAATTAACCCTGCTGTAATCGGGCCAAATGGTGAAAACGTATTGCACAGTATTGCTAGAAAACCAAAACAAGAAGAAATCATTAAATATTTCATTTCTAAAGGTGTAGATATCAATAAAGCAGATAAAGACGGTAATACGCCAATTATTAATGCTGCTGCATCTAATACAGACTTACAATTACTTACTTACTTAAGTACGTTAGTTAAAAACATCAATCAAGCTAATGTTAAAGGAGAAACTGCACTTACAATGGCTGTTCGTGGCAATACAGCAGATGCAGTCTCACTTTTACTTTCAAAAGGTGCTGATATTAATGTAGTTGATGCTGCTGGCGATAATTTAGTTGCTTACTTAATTCAAGGTTACAATCCACAAAGAGGAACTGAACTTTTTGAAGCTAAACTTAAGTTATTGCAAGATAAAGGTGTTGACTTTGCTAAAGCCCAGAAAAACGGCAATACTTTATATCACCTTGTGTTAGCTAAAGAAGACTTTACTTTACTTAAACGCATAGAAAGCTTTAAGGCTGATGTAAACGCAAAAAATAAAGAAGGAATTACTGCGTTACACAAAGCTGCAATGACCGCAAAGGATGATAGCGTAATGAAATATTTGATTTCTCTTGGAGCAAAAAAAGATGCTACTACAGAGTTTAAAGAAACAGCTTTTGACCTTGCTAAGGAAAACGAATATCTTTCTAAAAACAAAATAGCGATTGATTTCTTGAAATAA
- a CDS encoding ankyrin repeat domain-containing protein, which produces MKTFIITFLMFGSICVFGQKNVFHNPIFWEGKPSIEQLKMEIAKGSSATEAGPYGADAVVYAINANATMETIQFMLSQKGNDINKIVSNGRTYLYSAASNANIELMEYLISKGAKTNLKDNFGYTVLSYSAAIGQTNTKVYDVCIRVGADVVNEKVSGANALLLLAPRDKDFSLISYFINKGIDVKSTDSLGKTAFDYAVKGGHIEVLKALIAKGVKFDKDAILAASIGTYGSDGASLELYKYLISLNLSPNVIAASGENVLHYLIRKPNQLDVVNYFIEKGVDVNKTNNDGMTPLMYATSTNNDIATITRLIGLSANINQTDKKGTTALAYAVRRNTSEIVKLLIDKGADITTVDAEGYNLAYYLIPTFAQNPKAFDVKLKLLEDKGFDIAATQKNGSSLYHLILVKNGLALLKRVERYKVNVNAKNKEGLTALHKAAMVAEDDTVLKYLISIGAKKELTTAFNETAYNLAKENEFLTKQHISIDFLK; this is translated from the coding sequence ATGAAAACATTCATAATAACATTTTTAATGTTTGGCTCCATTTGTGTATTTGGACAGAAGAATGTTTTCCATAACCCTATATTTTGGGAAGGTAAACCAAGTATTGAACAGCTTAAGATGGAGATTGCTAAAGGAAGCAGCGCAACTGAAGCTGGTCCTTATGGAGCTGATGCTGTAGTTTATGCCATTAATGCAAATGCTACAATGGAAACAATTCAATTTATGTTAAGTCAAAAAGGAAATGACATTAACAAAATTGTTTCTAATGGACGTACTTATTTGTACTCTGCAGCAAGCAATGCGAATATCGAGCTAATGGAATATTTGATTAGTAAGGGAGCTAAAACCAATTTAAAAGATAATTTTGGTTACACTGTTTTATCTTATTCAGCAGCTATCGGGCAGACTAATACAAAAGTATATGATGTTTGTATTAGAGTGGGTGCTGATGTAGTAAATGAAAAAGTTAGTGGTGCTAACGCTTTATTGTTACTAGCTCCTCGTGATAAGGATTTTTCATTAATTAGTTATTTCATCAATAAAGGTATTGATGTTAAAAGTACTGATTCACTTGGTAAAACTGCTTTTGATTATGCCGTAAAAGGAGGTCATATAGAAGTTTTAAAAGCGCTAATTGCCAAAGGAGTTAAATTTGATAAAGATGCTATTCTTGCTGCAAGCATTGGTACTTACGGAAGTGATGGTGCTAGTCTGGAACTTTACAAATATTTAATTAGCCTAAACTTAAGTCCTAATGTAATAGCTGCCTCAGGTGAAAATGTATTGCATTATCTGATTAGAAAGCCAAACCAGTTGGATGTTGTCAATTACTTTATAGAAAAAGGGGTTGATGTAAATAAAACCAATAACGATGGCATGACGCCATTAATGTATGCAACAAGTACAAATAATGATATAGCAACCATAACAAGGTTGATTGGTTTATCTGCAAATATTAATCAAACGGATAAAAAAGGTACAACGGCATTGGCTTACGCTGTGCGTAGAAACACGTCAGAAATAGTTAAATTATTGATAGATAAAGGTGCTGATATTACAACCGTTGATGCAGAAGGATATAATTTAGCTTATTACCTCATCCCAACCTTTGCTCAAAATCCAAAAGCTTTTGATGTTAAATTAAAACTATTAGAAGACAAGGGGTTTGATATTGCAGCGACTCAAAAAAATGGCAGTTCTCTTTATCATTTAATACTGGTTAAAAATGGATTAGCCTTATTAAAACGTGTTGAGAGATACAAAGTGAATGTTAATGCCAAAAATAAAGAAGGCTTAACCGCATTGCATAAAGCCGCAATGGTGGCGGAGGATGACACAGTGCTAAAATATCTTATTTCAATTGGAGCTAAAAAAGAATTAACCACTGCATTTAATGAAACTGCATATAATCTTGCTAAAGAAAATGAATTTTTAACTAAACAGCATATATCCATAGATTTTTTAAAATAA
- a CDS encoding DUF2271 domain-containing protein, whose amino-acid sequence MNNFTRTLLAIALIFTIPFTSLAQKPGVTKYKCMVQMTNYVGEDAYVVVSLINPKGLYEKTLYVMGPDKKWYTHIKEWNKFNSKKPANISAITGASVAGGDRSVTTFEIEDSKLNAGYKLRFETAVEDKQYYAKDIEVPLTTEGVSTKTEGTNYIRYVRFSQN is encoded by the coding sequence ATGAATAACTTCACTAGAACACTTTTGGCAATCGCCCTTATTTTCACAATTCCTTTTACTTCATTAGCTCAAAAACCAGGCGTTACTAAATATAAATGTATGGTTCAGATGACAAATTACGTTGGTGAAGATGCTTATGTTGTTGTGTCATTAATTAATCCTAAAGGATTGTATGAGAAAACTTTATATGTAATGGGACCTGATAAAAAATGGTATACTCATATTAAAGAATGGAATAAATTTAACTCAAAAAAACCAGCAAATATTAGTGCTATTACTGGTGCTTCTGTAGCTGGAGGCGATCGTAGTGTGACTACTTTCGAAATAGAAGATTCTAAATTAAATGCGGGTTATAAATTGCGTTTTGAAACAGCAGTTGAAGACAAACAATACTATGCAAAAGATATTGAAGTTCCTTTAACTACAGAAGGTGTTTCAACCAAAACAGAAGGCACAAATTATATCCGTTACGTAAGGTTTAGCCAAAACTAA
- a CDS encoding PepSY domain-containing protein encodes MTISVWRYSHLVLAISSFLLIALASITGIILAFEPVSLKTLPYKVDNFNQITLAETLPVLKKNFEEITDLTVDHNQFVIVKGINAKGDDVTVYVDPKTGKTLGVPEKQSEFFQWVTSFHRSLFLNELGRFFIGLTAFLLLLITVSGIALIIQRQRGIKRFFTKIVKENFFQYYHVTLGRILLIPILIITISGTYLSLVRFKIIPEHKVSSKVDFDSIKSDPEKKLSDFAIFKNIPLAEVNNIEFPFSEDVEDYYTLKLKDREITVNQLTGDVLTEALYPTTVLLTELSLDLHTGRTNMIWAIVLAIASCNILFFIYSGFAITLKRRSGVTKNKYKKEDCNYIILVGSENGSTFHFAKAVYQQLIKAGQKCFITELNNYTVYPKAEHLIVFTATYGLGDAPTNASKFMELLKKQPQPNKVDFSVVGFGSKSYPDFCKYAYEVNNSLSLQEWATSSMEIHTVNDRSPEEFGQWAALWSQKTEIPLTISPKLFAGKTKHLHKLVVIEKTTVKHEEGSFLIHLEPKRNLRFTSGDLLAIYPAKDHRERQYSIGKVNKNIQLSVKLHKGGLGSNFLYKLKKGQTIQAALDLNPHFHFPKKASTVIMIANGTGIAPFLGMIDENSKKVSTHLYCGFRSSSSFELYKAAIHKNQEEKKLSSLNLSYSREGNRQYVSDLVLRDKELIANAMQKDGVVMICGSLAMQKDIIEILDGIFKEINNQEVSYYQSHNRILMDCY; translated from the coding sequence ATGACCATTTCAGTATGGAGATATAGCCATTTAGTATTGGCTATATCTTCTTTTCTACTTATAGCGCTTGCATCCATTACGGGTATTATACTGGCATTTGAGCCTGTTTCCCTTAAAACCCTTCCTTACAAAGTCGATAATTTTAATCAAATTACACTTGCAGAAACACTGCCTGTACTTAAAAAAAACTTCGAGGAAATTACTGATTTAACGGTAGACCATAATCAGTTTGTAATTGTAAAAGGAATTAATGCCAAAGGTGATGATGTAACTGTCTACGTAGACCCTAAAACTGGAAAAACACTTGGAGTTCCAGAGAAACAAAGTGAGTTTTTTCAATGGGTAACATCATTTCATAGGTCGTTGTTTTTGAATGAATTAGGTAGGTTTTTTATTGGCTTAACTGCATTTTTATTGCTGCTTATTACAGTTTCAGGCATTGCTTTAATTATTCAAAGGCAACGCGGAATTAAACGTTTTTTTACCAAAATAGTAAAAGAGAATTTCTTTCAATACTACCACGTTACACTAGGGCGTATATTACTAATCCCCATTTTAATTATTACCATTAGCGGAACTTATTTATCTCTAGTACGTTTTAAAATAATCCCAGAACATAAGGTTTCTTCAAAAGTAGATTTTGATTCTATTAAATCCGACCCCGAAAAGAAATTGTCAGATTTTGCTATTTTTAAGAATATTCCATTAGCAGAAGTAAACAATATCGAGTTTCCATTTTCTGAAGATGTTGAAGATTATTATACTTTAAAATTAAAAGATAGAGAGATAACTGTTAACCAGCTAACTGGTGATGTATTAACTGAAGCATTATATCCAACTACTGTTTTACTAACCGAGTTAAGCTTAGATTTACATACTGGTCGCACCAATATGATTTGGGCAATAGTATTGGCTATTGCATCTTGTAACATTTTATTTTTCATTTACTCTGGCTTTGCCATCACTTTAAAACGTAGGTCGGGAGTTACCAAAAACAAATACAAAAAAGAAGATTGTAATTACATTATACTAGTAGGTTCAGAGAATGGAAGTACTTTCCATTTTGCGAAAGCAGTATATCAGCAATTAATTAAAGCAGGACAAAAATGCTTTATAACAGAGTTGAATAATTATACAGTTTATCCAAAAGCAGAACATTTAATTGTATTTACAGCAACTTATGGTTTGGGTGATGCACCAACAAACGCTAGTAAGTTTATGGAATTGTTAAAGAAACAACCTCAGCCTAACAAAGTTGACTTTTCTGTTGTTGGCTTTGGTTCTAAATCATATCCAGATTTCTGTAAATATGCTTACGAAGTAAATAATAGTCTTTCATTGCAAGAATGGGCGACTTCATCAATGGAAATTCATACTGTTAATGATAGGTCGCCAGAAGAATTTGGACAATGGGCAGCACTTTGGTCGCAAAAAACGGAAATTCCACTTACAATTTCGCCAAAGCTATTTGCTGGTAAAACTAAACATTTGCATAAGCTGGTAGTGATAGAAAAGACTACAGTTAAGCACGAGGAAGGCTCATTTTTAATTCATCTCGAACCTAAACGCAATCTTCGATTTACGTCTGGAGATTTACTGGCCATTTATCCTGCAAAAGACCATAGAGAAAGACAATATTCCATCGGTAAGGTTAATAAAAATATACAATTGAGTGTTAAGCTACACAAAGGTGGTCTAGGCTCAAATTTTCTTTACAAGTTGAAAAAAGGCCAAACCATCCAAGCAGCATTAGACTTAAACCCTCATTTTCATTTTCCTAAAAAGGCATCAACAGTAATCATGATTGCTAATGGAACAGGAATAGCTCCTTTTTTAGGGATGATTGATGAGAACAGTAAAAAGGTAAGTACTCATTTATATTGTGGTTTCCGAAGTTCTTCTTCATTTGAACTTTATAAAGCTGCTATCCATAAAAACCAAGAAGAAAAGAAATTAAGCTCATTAAACTTGTCTTATTCTAGAGAAGGAAATAGACAATATGTGAGCGATTTGGTACTTAGAGATAAAGAATTAATAGCTAATGCAATGCAAAAAGATGGTGTTGTTATGATTTGTGGTTCATTGGCTATGCAAAAAGATATCATCGAAATATTAGATGGGATATTTAAGGAGATCAACAATCAAGAAGTGAGCTATTACCAATCGCACAATAGAATTTTAATGGACTGTTATTAA
- a CDS encoding FAD:protein FMN transferase has translation MKKLILISLLFFSITINAQVLRTRAVTLMGSRFDITIVAKDSATAEANIDTVIKEVTRIEDLISDWRPYTQVSQVNQNAGIKPIKVDKEVFELAERAIKLSVITNGAFDISFAAMDRIWKFDGSMKKMPTPEAIKKSVEKVGYKNIILDKKNSTIFLKLKGMKIGFGALGEGYAADKCRKMMLERGINAGIVNGSGDMNTWGKQPDGSAWNIGITNPKSPGELFAVVPLEHGAVVTSGSYEKFVMFNGKRYAHIINPKTGYPATGLSSVTVFGPSAEAANGLSTSIMVLGKTAGLQLIKRYPKMSCILVTDNGNYFCSPNFNIDKYLVR, from the coding sequence ATGAAAAAGCTGATCCTAATCTCTCTCCTATTCTTCAGCATTACAATTAATGCACAAGTTTTGCGAACTAGGGCAGTAACATTAATGGGTAGTCGTTTTGATATTACGATTGTAGCTAAAGATTCAGCAACTGCTGAAGCTAATATTGATACGGTTATTAAGGAAGTAACAAGAATTGAAGATTTGATTTCTGATTGGAGACCTTACACACAAGTATCTCAAGTAAATCAGAATGCCGGAATTAAACCTATCAAAGTTGATAAAGAAGTTTTTGAACTGGCAGAAAGAGCGATTAAATTATCTGTCATTACGAATGGTGCATTTGACATCAGCTTTGCTGCGATGGATAGAATTTGGAAGTTTGATGGCTCGATGAAAAAGATGCCAACTCCAGAGGCGATTAAAAAATCTGTAGAGAAAGTCGGCTATAAAAACATCATCCTTGATAAAAAAAACAGTACTATTTTCTTAAAATTAAAAGGAATGAAGATTGGTTTTGGTGCACTGGGAGAAGGATATGCTGCTGATAAATGCCGCAAAATGATGTTGGAAAGAGGTATTAATGCAGGAATTGTAAATGGCTCTGGCGATATGAATACTTGGGGCAAACAGCCTGATGGAAGTGCTTGGAACATTGGCATTACTAATCCCAAAAGTCCAGGAGAGCTTTTTGCAGTTGTGCCTTTAGAACACGGTGCTGTTGTTACTTCTGGTAGCTACGAAAAATTTGTAATGTTTAATGGCAAACGTTATGCTCACATCATTAATCCAAAAACAGGTTATCCAGCTACTGGTTTATCTAGTGTGACAGTTTTTGGACCAAGTGCAGAAGCGGCAAATGGCTTGAGTACCTCTATAATGGTATTGGGCAAAACGGCTGGACTACAACTCATTAAACGTTATCCAAAAATGAGCTGCATTTTGGTTACGGATAATGGAAATTATTTCTGTTCCCCTAATTTTAATATTGATAAGTATTTGGTTAGGTAA
- a CDS encoding glycoside hydrolase family 43 protein, translating into MKIRILQSKCIIIFAMLTMFLGNVSAQKKRKAVTEKEMAAYLMVYFKDDTHGLYMALSKDGYSFTDVNNAKPIIAGDTIAEQKGIRDPYIYRCPDGMFYLALTDLHIYGQKAGYRTTEWERDGKQYGWGNNRGIVLMKSPDLINWSHKVLRVDQSFPELANIGCAWAPEMIYDEVKKKTMIYFSMRFGVGKEKVYYSYLSDDFTKLETVPKPIFEYPNGVAYIDADITKVGNKYHMLYASHDGTSGVKQAVSDSVNTGYVYDPKWYDPEKVGCEAPTVYKHIGQNKWVMIYDIYRINPHNFGFSETTDFINFTNLGRFNEGVMKSTNFSVPKHPAVIQVTRKEAQALAKKWGLNMKF; encoded by the coding sequence ATGAAAATAAGAATACTGCAATCTAAATGCATTATCATCTTTGCAATGCTGACAATGTTTTTGGGCAATGTAAGCGCTCAAAAGAAACGTAAAGCTGTTACCGAAAAAGAAATGGCTGCATACCTAATGGTGTATTTTAAAGATGATACACACGGGTTGTATATGGCTTTAAGTAAAGATGGATATAGTTTTACTGATGTAAATAATGCAAAACCAATTATTGCTGGCGATACCATTGCAGAGCAAAAAGGAATCCGTGACCCTTATATTTATCGTTGTCCAGATGGAATGTTTTATTTAGCATTAACAGATTTACATATTTATGGTCAAAAAGCTGGCTATCGCACAACTGAATGGGAGCGAGATGGTAAGCAATACGGCTGGGGAAATAATAGGGGTATAGTTTTAATGAAGTCGCCTGATTTGATAAACTGGTCGCACAAAGTTCTGCGAGTAGACCAATCATTTCCAGAACTCGCCAATATTGGTTGCGCTTGGGCACCAGAAATGATTTACGATGAAGTTAAAAAGAAAACAATGATTTACTTTTCTATGCGCTTTGGTGTAGGTAAGGAAAAAGTTTACTATAGCTATCTGAGTGATGATTTTACTAAACTAGAAACAGTTCCTAAACCTATTTTCGAATACCCAAATGGTGTAGCTTATATCGACGCAGACATTACCAAGGTGGGTAATAAATACCATATGCTTTATGCTTCTCATGATGGCACATCTGGCGTAAAACAAGCTGTTTCCGACTCAGTTAATACAGGTTATGTTTATGACCCAAAATGGTACGACCCAGAGAAAGTTGGTTGCGAAGCACCTACAGTTTATAAGCATATTGGCCAAAATAAATGGGTAATGATTTATGATATTTATCGCATTAACCCACATAATTTTGGTTTTAGTGAAACCACAGATTTCATCAACTTTACAAATCTTGGTCGCTTTAATGAAGGCGTAATGAAATCTACAAACTTCTCTGTCCCAAAACACCCAGCAGTTATTCAAGTTACCCGTAAAGAGGCACAGGCACTTGCCAAAAAATGGGGATTAAATATGAAATTTTAA